The following proteins come from a genomic window of Anaerobutyricum hallii:
- a CDS encoding Gfo/Idh/MocA family protein encodes MKLAFIGTGKIIADALFAIEPIKEIEKTAIFARPHSKEKAEAFAKQYNIAEVYTDYEKLLTETAADTVYIGLINSAHYSYAKEALLHRKNVILEKPFTGFYKEAQELQQIAEENKLFIFEAVTVLHNEVFYEMKKNVEKLGTVRMALCNYSQYSSRYDAYLEGDITHSFDPAYYGGALYDINVYNIHYCVGLFGEPKDVTYYPNIGPNGIDTSGTLVLVYDGFSAVCTGSKDSDSPGYVSIQGEQGFMKIDSKPNIASELTTTYVDENVKERVRDAAGAMVRATITDHFIATEQHHRMTQEFLDFAKIIDEKDYEAAYELLTESVTVVSILEKARSKAGIKF; translated from the coding sequence ATGAAACTTGCATTTATCGGAACAGGAAAAATCATTGCAGATGCATTATTTGCAATCGAACCAATAAAAGAAATTGAAAAAACGGCTATCTTTGCCAGACCTCACAGTAAAGAAAAAGCAGAGGCTTTTGCAAAGCAGTATAATATCGCTGAAGTTTATACCGATTATGAAAAGTTACTTACTGAAACTGCAGCAGATACGGTTTATATCGGACTAATCAACAGTGCACATTATTCTTATGCAAAGGAAGCTCTTCTTCACAGAAAAAATGTTATCCTTGAAAAGCCTTTTACTGGATTTTATAAAGAAGCACAGGAATTACAACAAATTGCAGAAGAGAATAAATTGTTTATTTTTGAGGCTGTAACGGTACTTCACAATGAAGTATTTTATGAGATGAAGAAAAATGTTGAAAAACTTGGTACTGTTCGTATGGCTCTTTGCAATTATTCCCAATATTCCAGTCGGTATGATGCATATTTGGAAGGAGATATCACACACTCTTTTGACCCTGCATATTATGGCGGTGCACTTTATGATATTAATGTTTACAATATTCATTATTGTGTTGGATTGTTCGGTGAACCGAAAGATGTCACTTACTATCCAAACATCGGTCCAAATGGTATCGATACTTCTGGAACTTTGGTTCTTGTATATGATGGTTTCAGTGCTGTATGTACCGGAAGCAAAGATTCTGACAGCCCAGGATATGTTTCTATTCAAGGTGAACAAGGCTTTATGAAAATAGACAGCAAACCAAATATTGCCTCCGAACTTACTACCACTTACGTTGATGAAAATGTAAAAGAACGGGTTCGTGATGCTGCTGGTGCTATGGTTCGTGCTACAATCACAGACCACTTTATTGCAACAGAACAGCACCACCGTATGACTCAGGAATTTTTAGATTTTGCAAAAATCATTGATGAAAAAGATTATGAGGCTGCATATGAGCTATTAACAGAATCAGTGACTGTAGTAAGCATTCTTGAAAAAGCCCGAAGCAAAGCTGGAATCAAATTCTGA
- a CDS encoding DeoR/GlpR family DNA-binding transcription regulator, whose product MEYKKELSGVKRRERIINELREHGEVIVKILSEQFGVSEMTIRRDLHLLEEQGYATIHYGGASLLDRQNIGCQSFSLRKGKELENKRKIAKKAASFIKEGDVLFMDTSTTVLEILTYMPAFRVKIITNSVPVMETVYRDENIDLYMAPGLYRSLGGPLDYTTAEYLSRFHYNKAFFGSNSYDPVFGASAAEEIEAAVKKCVLGNSDENYLLVDHSKMGKRSFVKYADTVDYTDILSDEELDIDWRTKIIQNGGSLILC is encoded by the coding sequence ATGGAATATAAAAAAGAATTATCTGGAGTAAAGAGAAGAGAACGGATTATCAATGAACTTCGGGAACATGGAGAAGTTATCGTAAAAATCTTATCTGAACAATTTGGTGTATCCGAAATGACAATCCGAAGAGATTTGCATTTGTTAGAAGAACAGGGATATGCGACCATCCATTATGGTGGGGCATCACTTTTAGATAGACAAAATATAGGCTGTCAGAGCTTTTCTTTGAGAAAGGGTAAAGAATTAGAAAATAAAAGAAAAATCGCAAAAAAAGCGGCATCCTTTATAAAAGAAGGGGATGTACTCTTTATGGATACCAGTACAACTGTACTTGAGATTCTTACTTATATGCCGGCATTTCGAGTAAAAATCATTACTAATTCGGTACCTGTAATGGAGACTGTTTACCGGGATGAAAACATTGATCTCTACATGGCACCAGGTTTGTATCGTTCTTTGGGAGGACCACTTGATTATACAACTGCAGAATATTTGTCCCGTTTTCATTATAATAAAGCTTTTTTTGGTTCAAACAGCTATGATCCGGTATTTGGTGCATCTGCAGCAGAAGAGATTGAAGCAGCCGTAAAAAAATGTGTACTTGGGAATTCAGACGAGAATTATCTTTTAGTTGATCATTCGAAAATGGGAAAAAGGAGTTTTGTAAAGTATGCTGATACAGTAGATTATACAGACATTTTATCCGATGAAGAATTAGATATTGATTGGAGAACAAAAATCATTCAAAATGGAGGAAGTTTAATATTGTGTTAA
- the thrH gene encoding bifunctional phosphoserine phosphatase/homoserine phosphotransferase ThrH has translation MEIVCLDLEGVLVPEIWIAFAEETGIPELKRTTRDEPDYDKLMKYRLNILKEHGLGLKEIQETIAKIDPIPGAKEFLDKLKELTQVIILSDTFSQFAGPLMKKLGYPTIFCNSLVVADNGEIVDFKMRCEKSKYTTVKALQSIGYDTIASGDSHNDLGMIQASKAGFLFKSTDAIKAEYPEIPAYETYDELYDAIKKVITI, from the coding sequence ATGGAAATCGTTTGTTTAGACTTAGAAGGTGTATTAGTACCAGAAATCTGGATCGCATTTGCAGAAGAAACCGGAATCCCTGAATTAAAAAGAACAACACGAGACGAACCGGATTATGATAAATTAATGAAGTATCGTCTTAACATTTTAAAAGAACATGGACTTGGTTTAAAAGAAATTCAGGAAACAATAGCAAAGATTGACCCAATCCCGGGAGCGAAAGAATTCTTAGATAAATTAAAAGAGCTGACACAGGTTATTATCCTCAGCGATACTTTCTCCCAATTTGCAGGACCACTCATGAAGAAACTCGGTTACCCTACTATCTTTTGCAACTCTCTTGTTGTAGCAGATAACGGAGAAATCGTTGATTTCAAAATGCGTTGTGAAAAATCCAAGTATACTACTGTTAAAGCTCTTCAGTCTATCGGTTATGATACGATCGCCAGCGGAGACAGTCACAATGACCTTGGTATGATTCAGGCAAGCAAGGCAGGATTCTTATTTAAGAGTACTGATGCCATTAAAGCAGAATATCCTGAAATTCCTGCTTATGAAACATATGATGAACTTTATGATGCAATCAAAAAGGTAATTACTATTTGA
- a CDS encoding TetR/AcrR family transcriptional regulator, with protein MKRTKELLTDTFWELLEEKAYSKITVNDIVNRCDVNRNTFYYHFQDIPSLMINSIEKWADGIIKEYAISEKSVNCLSYMAQECTKRKKAMLHLFRSVEKEKLLSNMNEIAYHIICTYANEMKEKRNISEQDKETLIQCYKCFFVGSLLEWLERDATFDLGKFYEDAYRMLSNLRK; from the coding sequence ATGAAGCGCACAAAAGAATTACTTACAGATACATTTTGGGAACTTTTAGAGGAGAAGGCCTATAGCAAGATTACGGTAAATGATATCGTAAATCGATGTGATGTGAATAGAAATACCTTCTATTATCATTTTCAGGATATCCCATCCTTGATGATTAATTCTATTGAAAAATGGGCGGATGGGATTATAAAAGAATATGCAATATCAGAGAAATCAGTGAATTGTCTTTCCTATATGGCACAGGAGTGTACAAAAAGAAAAAAGGCAATGCTTCATTTATTTCGTTCTGTTGAAAAAGAAAAACTTTTATCCAATATGAACGAGATAGCATATCACATCATCTGTACTTATGCGAATGAGATGAAGGAAAAAAGAAACATTTCAGAGCAGGACAAAGAAACACTTATACAATGTTATAAGTGTTTCTTTGTTGGCAGCCTCCTCGAATGGTTAGAAAGGGATGCGACCTTCGATTTAGGGAAATTTTATGAGGATGCCTATAGGATGCTCTCTAATTTAAGGAAATAG
- a CDS encoding flavodoxin family protein: MGKKVLIITGSPRQKGNTNALATAFASGAVAAGNEVEVFDAATANLHGCSGDKSCEQRGYCGQKDDGVQMNELMRQADVLVLVSPIYWSGFTSQIKRAIDRFYQFSFPKGRETLHIKELYLIAASANPDPAMFNDVVHAYEQLCELLHFDKGGTLLCPGLAGEDDLEDHKEFLENAIKMGFTI; the protein is encoded by the coding sequence ATGGGTAAAAAAGTATTGATTATTACGGGAAGTCCAAGACAAAAGGGTAACACAAACGCTTTGGCAACTGCATTTGCAAGCGGAGCTGTAGCAGCAGGGAATGAAGTAGAAGTTTTTGATGCTGCTACTGCAAATTTACATGGTTGTTCCGGGGACAAGAGCTGTGAACAGCGTGGTTATTGCGGTCAGAAAGACGATGGGGTACAAATGAATGAACTCATGCGTCAGGCAGATGTTCTTGTATTGGTATCTCCAATTTACTGGAGTGGATTTACATCACAGATAAAGAGAGCTATTGACCGTTTTTATCAGTTCAGTTTTCCAAAAGGTAGAGAAACGTTACATATCAAAGAATTATATTTGATTGCGGCATCAGCCAATCCAGATCCAGCAATGTTTAATGATGTTGTTCATGCTTATGAACAGCTTTGTGAGTTACTGCATTTTGATAAAGGAGGAACACTTCTTTGTCCTGGTCTTGCCGGAGAAGATGATCTCGAAGACCATAAAGAATTTTTAGAAAATGCAATAAAAATGGGCTTTACTATTTAA
- a CDS encoding TVP38/TMEM64 family protein, which translates to MEKKEYIKMLIPAFAIGIIIVILVVAMRNTEGALSVKTVLKYTPENTCLAMAVLFLFFALKSLTVILPLSALYLASGILFSPFRALFVSTVGLAITLTIPYLIGYFSGKKVVRSIQERYPKTQKIMEYQKENTFFSCFITRIVGVLPGDIVSLYFGACNTRYDIYLIAGIAGSLLSIVTTTILGEKISHPFSIGFFVVLLCRVLVSAGSIFINYTLNKRKEEDF; encoded by the coding sequence ATGGAAAAGAAAGAATATATAAAGATGTTGATACCGGCTTTTGCCATTGGTATAATTATAGTTATACTTGTTGTGGCTATGAGAAATACAGAGGGAGCACTATCTGTAAAAACGGTTTTAAAATATACACCGGAAAATACATGTCTTGCGATGGCAGTACTTTTTTTGTTTTTTGCTTTAAAAAGTCTTACAGTAATCTTACCACTGTCAGCACTTTATCTGGCAAGTGGTATTTTGTTTTCGCCGTTCAGGGCACTGTTTGTTAGTACCGTTGGTCTTGCTATTACACTTACGATTCCATATCTGATTGGATATTTTAGTGGGAAAAAAGTTGTGCGGAGCATTCAGGAAAGGTATCCAAAGACACAAAAAATTATGGAATATCAAAAGGAAAATACTTTTTTTTCCTGTTTTATTACAAGAATAGTAGGTGTTTTGCCAGGAGATATTGTCAGTTTGTATTTTGGAGCCTGTAATACAAGATATGATATTTATTTGATTGCAGGTATTGCAGGTTCTTTGTTGAGTATTGTAACAACAACGATTTTAGGAGAAAAAATAAGTCATCCGTTTTCTATTGGATTTTTTGTGGTATTATTGTGTAGAGTGCTGGTATCAGCCGGTTCGATTTTTATAAATTACACTTTAAATAAAAGAAAAGAGGAAGATTTTTAA
- a CDS encoding radical SAM protein, translated as MNAANTLKKLGIEQTFNYIYKDPDKNMNKIMDWADKFSQGQFPFQREMIREAIENPEHPYYSYIRKLFKDVDPHVTKTLAVNFFINAALTGWPKEEKLRQKYNCNIPWAILLDPTSACNLHCTGCWAAEYGHKLNLTYDEIDDIICQGKELGVYMYIYTGGEPLVRKKDLIKLCEKHSDCVFLCFTNATLIDEYFANEMLRVGNLVPAISLEGFEEATDDRRGNGVYQKVIHAMELLRKKKLIYGISCCYTSANYNSITSEEFYDSLIDLGAYFVWYFHYMPVGNDAAPQLLPTPEQRIGVYEKIRKYRATKPLFAMDFQNDAEYVGGCIAGGRRYLHINANGDIDPCVFIHYSDSNIREKTLLQALRSPMLMAYHANQPFNENMLRPCPMLENPQKLRAMVNESGAHSTDLQSPESAEHLCAKCDNYAKHWKVSADKLWQENKKRKTSSISLN; from the coding sequence ATGAATGCAGCAAATACTTTAAAAAAACTTGGAATTGAGCAGACCTTTAACTATATTTACAAAGATCCGGACAAAAATATGAATAAGATAATGGACTGGGCTGATAAATTTTCTCAAGGTCAATTCCCTTTTCAGAGGGAAATGATTCGCGAAGCGATAGAGAATCCGGAACATCCCTATTACTCATATATCCGAAAACTCTTTAAAGATGTTGATCCTCACGTGACAAAAACACTGGCAGTTAATTTTTTCATCAACGCAGCTTTAACAGGCTGGCCAAAAGAAGAAAAATTACGCCAAAAGTATAATTGTAATATTCCTTGGGCAATTCTTCTTGATCCAACTTCTGCCTGTAATCTGCACTGTACAGGATGCTGGGCCGCTGAATATGGGCATAAATTAAATCTGACTTATGATGAGATTGATGATATTATATGCCAGGGCAAAGAACTAGGGGTATATATGTACATTTATACCGGTGGTGAACCTCTTGTCCGAAAGAAAGATTTAATTAAATTATGTGAAAAACATTCAGACTGTGTTTTCCTGTGCTTCACGAATGCTACTTTAATCGATGAATATTTTGCAAATGAAATGCTTCGTGTAGGCAATTTAGTCCCTGCTATTTCGCTGGAAGGATTTGAAGAAGCAACAGATGACCGGCGCGGAAATGGCGTATATCAAAAAGTAATCCACGCAATGGAACTTCTCCGAAAGAAAAAGCTTATTTATGGAATATCCTGCTGTTATACGAGTGCAAACTATAACTCGATCACTTCGGAGGAATTCTATGATTCTCTGATCGACCTCGGTGCATATTTCGTATGGTACTTTCACTATATGCCTGTTGGAAACGATGCCGCACCGCAGCTTCTTCCTACGCCAGAGCAGCGTATTGGTGTTTATGAAAAAATCCGTAAATATCGTGCCACAAAACCATTATTTGCAATGGATTTTCAAAATGATGCGGAGTATGTCGGGGGATGTATTGCGGGTGGCCGCCGCTATTTACATATTAATGCCAACGGAGACATTGATCCTTGTGTATTTATCCATTATTCAGATTCTAATATTCGTGAAAAAACACTACTACAGGCACTCCGCTCTCCTATGTTAATGGCATATCATGCAAATCAGCCATTTAATGAAAATATGCTCCGTCCTTGTCCAATGCTTGAAAACCCTCAAAAACTTCGGGCAATGGTAAATGAGTCTGGCGCACATTCCACTGATCTACAATCACCGGAAAGTGCAGAGCATCTTTGTGCTAAATGCGATAACTATGCAAAACATTGGAAAGTTTCCGCAGATAAACTCTGGCAGGAAAACAAAAAAAGAAAAACGTCATCTATTTCCTTAAATTAG
- a CDS encoding Cof-type HAD-IIB family hydrolase, which yields MRTYKAVFSDIDGTLLTSEHIVSTATIEAIVSLQKKNIPFVIISSRSASCIYPILKKHHFQCPIVACGGAWIEDMNGRILSNEGMSRQTAATVIEFMTEKDFDLAWGIYSGKNWITNDRTDARILHEESVVEVESVEGTVTLLPDDAVVNKILCMCNPACILQIEEDLKEAFPTLSIVKSSSYLLEIMPAGMNKAKGIRKFCETIGIATEDSVAFGDNYNDLEMLHAAGCGVLMGNAPAAIRETFPGKVTLDNNHDGIPVALKDLGMI from the coding sequence ATGAGAACATATAAAGCTGTTTTTAGCGACATTGACGGAACACTGTTAACATCGGAACATATCGTATCTACTGCTACCATTGAAGCGATTGTTTCTCTTCAGAAGAAAAATATTCCTTTTGTTATTATTTCTTCCCGAAGTGCTTCCTGCATTTATCCCATTTTAAAAAAACATCATTTCCAATGTCCGATCGTGGCATGCGGAGGTGCATGGATTGAGGATATGAACGGCCGGATTCTTTCAAATGAAGGTATGAGCAGACAGACAGCAGCTACTGTTATCGAATTTATGACAGAAAAAGATTTCGATCTTGCATGGGGCATCTATTCCGGAAAGAACTGGATTACAAATGACAGAACCGATGCTCGTATTCTCCATGAAGAAAGTGTTGTGGAAGTAGAAAGCGTAGAAGGAACTGTCACTTTATTGCCGGATGATGCGGTCGTTAATAAAATTCTCTGTATGTGCAACCCTGCGTGCATTCTTCAGATTGAAGAAGATTTAAAAGAGGCATTTCCAACTCTATCCATTGTAAAATCCTCAAGTTACCTGTTAGAAATTATGCCAGCCGGAATGAATAAAGCCAAAGGTATCCGCAAGTTCTGCGAGACTATTGGCATTGCTACCGAAGATTCCGTAGCATTTGGCGATAATTACAATGATTTGGAAATGCTTCACGCAGCCGGCTGCGGTGTTTTAATGGGAAATGCTCCAGCAGCTATACGGGAGACATTTCCTGGAAAAGTTACTCTTGATAATAATCATGATGGAATTCCGGTTGCTCTCAAAGATTTAGGAATGATTTAA